One genomic region from Anticarsia gemmatalis isolate Benzon Research Colony breed Stoneville strain chromosome 7, ilAntGemm2 primary, whole genome shotgun sequence encodes:
- the LOC142974356 gene encoding vesicle-associated membrane protein 7-like: MPILFSVVACERDILSHFASCEGNFMEIAEQVLTKLPPCNNKMTYSHGTYLLHYIAEDNYVYFCITDKLCQRSRTFLFLNEIQRRFVANKEQSKENFTTVLAAEMYRYSEDYSTITIRKGELDELNKIGVGCSEDLLGEKILFVSNPENVSYSTISYMASTPERVSVSVVTPRLYVIIIGMAVLFIALAVYMFGPVSCAVVTGIAVYSYIRSCGTEDKTEGCS, translated from the exons ATGCCTATTCTATTCAGTGTAGTGGCTTGTGAAAGGGACATACTATCGCACTTCGCATCGTGCGAGGGAAATTTCATGGAGATAGCAGAACAAGTGCTGACCAAGTTGCCGCCGTGCAACAATAAAATGACGTATTCACATGGAACTTATTTACTGCACTACATAGCTGAGGATAACTATGTTTATTTCTGTATTACTGACAAA CTATGTCAAAGATCCAGAACATTTTTATTCCTGAACGAGATACAAAGAAGATTCGTCGCGAACAAAGAACAGAGCAAGGAGAACTTCACTACTGTGTTAGCAGCTGAAATGTACCGTTATAGTGAAGACTATAGCACTATTACTATAAGGAAAGGGGAACTGgatgaattgaataaaattggaGTTGGATGTAGTG AGGACCTCCTCGgagagaaaatattatttgtcagCAACCCAGAAAACGTTTCATACAGT ACTATATCATATATGGCCAGTACTCCCGAACGAGTGTCGGTATCTGTGGTGACTCCAAGACTGTACGTGATTATTATCGGCATGGCTGTACTGTTTATTGCTTTGGCGGTGTATATGTTTGGCCCTGTCTCTTGCGCGGTCGTCACTGGCATAGCCGTGTACTCTTATATACGGTCTTGTGGAACCGAAGATAAAACTGAAGGTTGTAGTTAA